The following DNA comes from Alosa alosa isolate M-15738 ecotype Scorff River chromosome 13, AALO_Geno_1.1, whole genome shotgun sequence.
GCAGCTGGGTGCGGAGAACTGCCTGGACATGCTCCGTCTGGCCGAGGCGCTGCACTGCGGCAGCCTGCGCGAGCGCGCCCGCGAGGTGACCGCCCGCTGCTTTCCGGCCGTCGCCGCCTCCGACGACTTTCCGGAGATCTCGCTGGCCGAGCTCACGGACGTGCTCGGCGACGATCGGCTGTGCGCCGGCGAGGAGCAGGTGTTCGAGACCGTGCTGGCCTGGGTCCGGCACAACGCGCCTGCCCGCAGCGGGGCCCTCCATGGCCTCTTCAGCAAGCTGCGGCTGCGCCACGTCCACCCCACCTACCTCGTCCAGTTCATGGCTGGCGAGCCGCTGGTGCGGGCGTCACCGTTGTGCTTGGAGCTCATCGAGGCCGCACAGCGGTTGCTGTTCTCCATCGGGGCAGCACCGTGCCCCAGCGTGATCGACGACATGTGGGATTCCCCTCGACGAGAGGCGTGCCACGAAGCCCTCGTGCTGGTCGGGGGGCGCAAGAATGGCCAACAGACGTCCCGCGAGGCGCTGCTGTTCGACGAAGTCACACAGCAGTGGCAGAGCCTCGCCAAGCTCCCCGTGCGCCTCTACCGGGCCTCCTATGCTTGCGTCCAGGGGGTCCTGTACGTATTAGGCGGGCTGGTGGTGTCCACTGGCAGCAGAGTGGGCACCCCTTCCGACGCGGTCTACACCCTCTCCCTCAAGACCAACCAGTGGAGGGCAGCCGAGCCCATGCTGGCGCCCCACTATGCCCACCAGAGCGTCTCCCATATGCACTTTCTCTTCACTCTGGGTGGGCTAGCAGTGGACGGGCAACTGTCCGGCACTGTCGAAAGGTACAACACCATGTTCAACCAGTGGGAGACCATGGCCCCCATGCCAAGCCCTGTACTGCATCCAGCTGTGGCCGCTCACGACCAGAGGATATATGTCATCGGAGGAGAGGATGCAGAGCAGAATCCAGTCCGCATGATACAGGTACTGACCATTGTAAACACAAAGCGACCCTGAAAGCATGTTTATGTAATGAAAAGACTCAGAcgtaaacaaacatacataaaagCCATCTGTATTCAACACGTATTTCCGACTGTGCCCCACAGGTGTACCACATGGCGAGGAATCTGTGGTGTAAAATTGAAACCAGGATGGTGAAAAACGTATGTGCCCCAGCTGCAGTCATTGATGACAAAATCTACATTGTAGGAGGTACAGCCTGAATTTGCATTTTTTGGTCAGCATTAGTTTAGTTATATGCAGTATGTtaaagtatggatctaatgacTGCCCTACGCAGTTAACAGAGTAGTGGCAATTATGAAACAACCAACAGTGTGCCTTTGTTCAACACTGCACATGCTTTCCATGTCATTCTGTAGGGTACACCCGAAGAACGATCGCTTATGACACCAAAGCCAACAGGTTTGTGAAATGTGAGAGCATGAAAGACAGGAGAATGCACCACTCAGCCACAGCGATAAACAACAAGCTCTACGTGACTGGAGGCCGCTACATCAACAACCATGATGTCATCAAGGACTCGGATGGCTTTGATTGCTACGACCCTGAGTCAGATGCATGGAGCTCCAAGGGTAAGCTTCCCTACAGACTGTTTGACCACGGCTCCGTTCCTTTGATCGGTGTCTCCGCCGGCAAATCTTTCACTTCTTGAGGACTGTCAGAAGAGAAAAGAGCTTTTAACAGAAATAAGTTTTTTGCTGAATCAAAGTAGCATAGTGCAATAAAATACTCTACAGCCATTGAATAAGCCCTTTGACCAAACAGATGCATATGACATGGTTTGGGTCAGTTGAACTCGTCTCCATGgagacattatttttttttgccaacTCAGGTTTGAACTGCATGTTCTGATTTGCGTCTGAGTTTTTACAAACGTTTGCACAGAAGTTTTGGATCAAGCTAAAAAAGGAGGTCCCTGGCAGATGTATGCCTCAAGCTGAAGAGCGCTCACCTGTTTCCCCAAGTGCCTTCATGTTAATGTCTTTGACATGGGGCACTGCTCTGTTTACATATATGCTATAATATTGTATTCCAGATgggttttttatttttgtct
Coding sequences within:
- the klhl38b gene encoding kelch-like protein 38, which produces MCPGKRMEQPSPDVLHYKDKELVSSLLLQLNHLRKERILTDVVLCCGDTELACHRNVLVSSSPYFHAMFCSSFQESVQPRVVLRGMPPEVLSTVVDYVYTGAANITADLALPLMQAASMLQYGRLFEACSAFLQTQLGAENCLDMLRLAEALHCGSLRERAREVTARCFPAVAASDDFPEISLAELTDVLGDDRLCAGEEQVFETVLAWVRHNAPARSGALHGLFSKLRLRHVHPTYLVQFMAGEPLVRASPLCLELIEAAQRLLFSIGAAPCPSVIDDMWDSPRREACHEALVLVGGRKNGQQTSREALLFDEVTQQWQSLAKLPVRLYRASYACVQGVLYVLGGLVVSTGSRVGTPSDAVYTLSLKTNQWRAAEPMLAPHYAHQSVSHMHFLFTLGGLAVDGQLSGTVERYNTMFNQWETMAPMPSPVLHPAVAAHDQRIYVIGGEDAEQNPVRMIQVYHMARNLWCKIETRMVKNVCAPAAVIDDKIYIVGGYTRRTIAYDTKANRFVKCESMKDRRMHHSATAINNKLYVTGGRYINNHDVIKDSDGFDCYDPESDAWSSKGKLPYRLFDHGSVPLIGVSAGKSFTS